In Impatiens glandulifera unplaced genomic scaffold, dImpGla2.1, whole genome shotgun sequence, one DNA window encodes the following:
- the LOC124918459 gene encoding uncharacterized protein LOC124918459, which yields MELDINELHFLERFEMPKSTQEKYKATNFPIILLKIGTWEKFLRYEGELKAKCYYSTKKIVWEILENNLKSKMEIHFSDIDAMRATMIENQPGTLELLLNKSPLFFRERDPVPMRKTVWDESFDFTQGQASIFRIHHVTFPPGALDKNYETLLQSDSRLMDISKNVFPVIEFPYFQPNNSNTSNIQFGMEILSQSLTSLEVSHPLPQMLPPQYDQTNYNLPSMHSNTIHMHDHPNSIQIHDSSLQNPGMHYHQSKNVSTVNNFGHTIETYGAPNTLPMNDQIPFMSNVIPSIQEENVQFNGTVNNNDEILRNIEQHLFSDESPVVDFSDNSLLHNQVSHNQDGYGLYLYVTRTNSAPETFLQDDTTDGSSFLTPNLAFTIQEVQDQRILSWLLSTFLESILAQVVGESCTTLNPFGLP from the exons ATGGAATTGGATATCAATGAACTACATTTCCTAGAAAGGTTCGAAATGCCCAAATCAACCCAAGAAAAGTATAAAGCTACCAATTTTCCAATAATATTGCTCAAGATTGGCACTTGGGAG AAATTTTTAAGATACGAAGGTGAGTTGAAGGCCAAATGTTACTATTCAACTAAGAAAATCGTGTGggaaattttggaaaataacttaaaaagtaAGATGGAGATTCATTTTAGTGACATCGATGCAATGAGGGCCACCATGATTGAGAATCAACCTGGAACTTTAGAATTATTG ttgaacAAATCTCCTCTATTCTTTCGAGAGCGTGATCCAGTACCGATGAGGAAAACAGTTTGGGACGAGTCATTTGATTTCACACAAGGTCAAGCATCCATTTTCAG gATTCATCATGTCACGTTTCCTCCTGGCGCACTTGATAAAAACTATGAGACGCTCTTGCAAAGTGATTCTCGTTTGATGGATATTAGTAAAAATGTGTTTCCCGTGATAGAATTTCCGTACTTCCAACCCAACAATTCGAATACTTCAAACATCCAATTTGGTATGGAAATATTGTCCCAATCTCTAACCTCTCTAGAGGTGTCACATCCATTGCCCCAAATGTTACCTCCACAATATGACCAGACCAACTACAACCTACCTTCGATGCATTCGAACACTATTCACATGCATGATCACCCGAACTCTATTCAGATACATGACTCATCATTACAAAATCCAG GCATGCATTACCATCAAAGTAAAAATGTTTCCACTGTCAACAATTTTGGTCATACAATAGAAACATATGGTGCACCTAACACCCTACCAATGAACGACCAAATTCCATTCATGTCAAATGTTATTCCTTCTATACAAGAGGAAAATGTACAATTCAATGGGACAGTAAACAACAACGATGAAATACTACGAAACATTGAGCAACACCTATTCAGTGACGAGTCACCAGTGGTAGACTTTAGTGACAATTCACTTCTTCACAATCAAGTGTCTCACAACCAAGACG GTTATGGCCTCTATCTATATGTTACTAGAACTAATTCTGCCCCTGAGACCTTTCTCCAAGACGATACTACTGACGGATCTAGTTTCCTCACTCCAAATCTTGCTTTTACAATCC